A genome region from Tolypothrix sp. PCC 7712 includes the following:
- a CDS encoding rhodanese-like domain-containing protein has product MTGNSPNQPIAHISVEELAQRLSTKDSSIQLVDVREPQELAIASIEGFVNFPLSEFAEWGEQVPTLLNPHTETLVLCHHGMRSAQMCQWLLAQGFTNVKNITGGIAAYSQLVDPSVPQY; this is encoded by the coding sequence ATGACAGGCAATTCTCCTAATCAACCCATTGCCCACATTAGCGTTGAGGAACTTGCACAACGTCTCTCAACCAAGGATTCCAGTATTCAGCTAGTGGATGTGCGCGAACCTCAAGAACTCGCGATCGCTAGCATTGAGGGTTTTGTTAACTTCCCTCTCAGTGAATTTGCAGAATGGGGCGAGCAAGTCCCCACCCTCTTAAATCCTCATACTGAAACCCTAGTACTCTGCCACCACGGTATGCGCTCTGCTCAAATGTGCCAGTGGTTACTCGCTCAGGGTTTTACCAATGTTAAAAATATTACAGGTGGCATCGCTGCTTATTCTCAGCTAGTTGACCCTTCAGTGCCGCAGTATTAG
- the hrcA gene encoding heat-inducible transcriptional repressor HrcA: MQVQLTNRQQHILWATVRHYIATAEPVGSKALIEEYDLGVSSATIRNVMGVLEKSGLLFQPHTSAGRVPSDSGYRIYVDQLITPSEALAKEVEQALQKRLHWEDWSLEALLHGAAQILASLSGCISLITMPQTNTALLRHLQLMQIETGRIMLIVVTDNYETHSRLMDLSPTREETKLDAEVIDRELQIVSNFLNSHLRGRSLLELATLDWSELDQEFQRYGEFLKTSVAELARKTVTPTATQIMIRGVGEVLRQPEFSQVQQVQTIIHLLEEEQDQLWRLIFEQPEVEDQSKPRVNVRIGAENPLEPIRTCTLISSTYRRGSIPVGSVGVLGPTRLDYESAIAVVAAAADYLSEAFS, encoded by the coding sequence ATGCAAGTCCAGTTGACAAATCGACAACAGCATATACTTTGGGCAACAGTACGTCATTATATTGCTACGGCAGAACCTGTAGGGTCAAAAGCGTTAATTGAAGAGTATGACCTAGGGGTGAGTTCAGCCACAATTCGCAATGTGATGGGTGTCCTAGAAAAATCTGGTTTACTATTCCAACCACACACATCTGCTGGACGAGTACCTTCGGACTCTGGATATCGCATTTATGTAGATCAGCTAATTACACCATCAGAAGCTTTGGCTAAAGAGGTAGAACAAGCGCTGCAAAAACGCCTACATTGGGAAGATTGGAGTTTAGAAGCTCTATTGCATGGTGCAGCGCAGATTTTAGCTAGCTTGAGTGGTTGTATTAGCTTGATTACTATGCCGCAAACTAACACAGCATTGTTACGCCATTTGCAATTAATGCAAATTGAAACGGGGCGAATCATGCTGATTGTGGTTACAGACAACTATGAAACGCATTCGCGGTTAATGGATTTATCGCCAACGCGAGAAGAAACCAAACTTGATGCAGAAGTAATCGATCGCGAATTGCAAATCGTCTCTAACTTTTTGAATAGCCACCTGCGAGGACGCAGTTTGTTGGAATTAGCCACCCTAGATTGGAGCGAATTAGATCAAGAGTTCCAACGCTATGGCGAATTTCTCAAAACTTCTGTTGCAGAATTAGCCCGTAAGACTGTTACGCCCACAGCCACACAAATTATGATTCGGGGTGTGGGTGAAGTTTTGCGCCAGCCAGAATTTTCTCAAGTCCAACAAGTGCAAACAATTATCCATCTGTTGGAAGAAGAACAAGACCAGCTGTGGCGATTAATCTTTGAACAGCCAGAGGTTGAAGATCAGAGCAAGCCACGGGTAAATGTTCGCATTGGTGCAGAAAACCCACTCGAACCAATACGCACCTGTACCTTGATTAGTTCTACCTATCGTCGGGGTAGCATTCCCGTTGGGAGTGTGGGAGTTTTAGGCCCCACACGCCTAGATTACGAAAGTGCGATCGCTGTTGTAGCTGCGGCTGCTGATTACCTATCGGAGGCTTTCAGTTAA